From Helicobacter anatolicus, the proteins below share one genomic window:
- a CDS encoding helicase-related protein: MSDVRPAPRKNENSKFINNTDIKLKDKLSQIINNSAQSISYLDFLIGYFQISGFKHLNDIIKNKLDQIEEVKILVGINLDPIIADLVDKNIDFATAKKERFIKQFAKEQVHLLNNDENYSQDTDLSIYQLLEAIKNKKIKMRIIREKRVHAKFYIMSCKPQLITKANGELSYDYQGSVIIGSSNLSHNGLVEYYEFNAELRDSQDIETALYEFSQLWEKSIEISLDDIKAIEQESYLSTLTPKELYYKMLIEHFGIDKIGRDESIESLFPDGYKALEYQIHAIKDGLNKLEKYNGFFLSDVVGLGKTLIATIIAQKLEVSGKLGGKILVTCPPALKANWEDHFDKVGINRHRTIITHDMLHEIDPQNYGIVIVDESHRFKSKASQRYEQLYRICKEETKYTKKVILLSATPQNNSPQDLANQIYLFTDPRNSRIGKLRNLEEFFSKIQKEYKNIKDKLKELDGKKDTATNKKQKEDLKEQLREISNKMRDEVLKYIMIRRTRNDVKVLYKDDLDSQGIAFPETPAPTPLEYELKDDVRDLTEETLKLLKIEPNTIGKYGYYRYLIYPNLTPEGQKIYQEKMGTKKNGEFYEQTAERLTGLMKSLMFKRFESSIYSFKQTLKRQITSLRTLVKMLEDGKVYIPMKNLSNLDAYYEALESDNENGIDEEFYEQYKDKLMELDYKDFKPNYLNNLKKDLDALGNLLEKWEKINEDSKLKKLVEQVKIQLQREIQGDTPKVIIFTEAQTTAHYLKDKLEKLLPQYLPQYGLLQVDSDNRKDYQDKIKENFDANLSQEQWKHDIQILISTDTLSEGVNMHRADTIINYDAPWNATILMQRAGRINRVGTQHNNILIYNFQPSNIGEETLKFGKQVYQKLQSFHFTLGEDNAVYTPEEEAGTQGLHQSSKNKREEIDPEVEFLADILELYRNDPKEFNRIKSLPNKVRGSMIGENESFFYFKQSVQEIHPNHTLEFLGEYFYQVSTQGDNRQAKRVDFCQMAQHLKTHLESTQIPLSKDLHYADADLVWETHKEEVKNPQRNTNHLDKKEVNEAKFYIQHNVLLTLEEKNCLIQALERGVYIDSSIRKQIIAGKIDLNELANELKEKMRIENSKSKVTIRYAKPSLQLSYTTKKDR, translated from the coding sequence ATGTCAGATGTTCGTCCAGCCCCACGCAAGAATGAAAACTCCAAATTTATCAATAATACAGACATAAAGCTCAAAGACAAGCTAAGTCAAATTATCAATAATTCTGCACAAAGCATAAGTTATCTTGATTTTCTTATTGGATATTTTCAAATCAGTGGCTTCAAGCATCTCAATGACATTATCAAAAATAAGCTTGATCAGATTGAAGAGGTAAAAATCCTTGTAGGTATCAACCTAGATCCCATTATCGCTGATCTTGTAGATAAAAACATTGATTTTGCGACAGCAAAAAAAGAGAGGTTTATCAAACAATTTGCCAAAGAACAAGTGCATCTACTTAATAATGATGAAAATTACTCACAAGATACCGATCTCTCTATTTATCAACTCCTTGAAGCTATAAAAAATAAGAAGATAAAAATGCGTATTATTCGTGAAAAAAGAGTTCATGCAAAATTCTATATCATGAGTTGCAAGCCCCAACTTATCACAAAAGCTAATGGAGAATTAAGCTATGACTATCAGGGTTCTGTCATTATAGGAAGTTCCAACCTTAGCCATAATGGACTTGTAGAATATTATGAATTTAATGCGGAACTAAGAGATAGTCAGGATATAGAAACTGCTCTTTATGAGTTTAGTCAATTGTGGGAAAAGAGTATCGAAATTTCATTAGACGATATAAAAGCAATTGAACAAGAATCCTATCTTTCCACACTTACTCCAAAAGAGCTTTATTACAAAATGCTTATAGAACACTTTGGAATAGATAAAATTGGAAGAGATGAGAGTATAGAATCCCTCTTTCCCGATGGCTATAAAGCCTTAGAATATCAAATTCATGCTATTAAAGATGGCTTAAATAAACTAGAAAAATATAATGGTTTTTTTCTCTCTGATGTTGTAGGATTAGGAAAAACTCTTATTGCTACAATTATTGCCCAAAAACTTGAAGTAAGTGGGAAACTTGGAGGAAAAATCCTTGTAACTTGTCCTCCAGCTCTTAAAGCAAATTGGGAAGATCATTTTGACAAAGTAGGCATCAATCGCCATAGAACAATAATAACTCACGATATGCTTCATGAAATAGATCCACAAAATTATGGGATAGTGATAGTTGATGAATCGCATCGCTTCAAATCCAAAGCATCCCAACGCTATGAGCAGCTTTACCGAATATGTAAAGAAGAAACAAAATATACAAAAAAAGTAATTCTCCTATCTGCTACACCTCAAAACAACTCACCTCAAGACCTAGCAAATCAAATCTATCTTTTTACCGACCCAAGAAACTCACGCATAGGAAAACTCCGCAACTTAGAAGAGTTTTTTAGCAAAATTCAAAAAGAATATAAAAATATAAAAGATAAACTTAAAGAACTTGATGGAAAAAAAGATACAGCAACAAACAAGAAGCAAAAAGAAGATCTCAAAGAACAATTGCGTGAAATCTCCAATAAAATGAGAGATGAAGTGCTTAAATACATTATGATACGACGCACTCGAAACGATGTGAAAGTGCTTTATAAAGATGATTTAGACTCTCAAGGTATTGCCTTTCCCGAAACTCCTGCTCCAACACCACTTGAATACGAACTAAAAGACGATGTGAGGGACTTAACAGAGGAAACACTCAAGCTTCTCAAGATTGAACCTAACACAATTGGAAAATATGGTTATTACCGCTATTTGATTTATCCAAACCTCACTCCTGAAGGACAAAAAATCTATCAAGAAAAAATGGGGACAAAAAAGAATGGGGAATTTTATGAGCAAACCGCAGAGAGATTGACAGGGCTTATGAAGTCCCTAATGTTTAAACGTTTCGAATCAAGTATTTATTCATTTAAACAAACTCTTAAACGACAAATCACTTCGCTTCGCACACTTGTTAAGATGCTAGAAGATGGTAAAGTCTATATTCCTATGAAAAATCTTAGCAATCTTGATGCTTACTATGAAGCACTCGAAAGCGATAACGAAAATGGAATAGATGAGGAGTTTTATGAGCAATACAAAGATAAACTTATGGAGCTTGATTATAAAGACTTTAAGCCCAATTATCTTAACAACCTCAAAAAAGACTTGGATGCCTTAGGGAATTTGTTAGAAAAATGGGAAAAAATTAATGAAGATTCCAAGCTTAAGAAATTAGTAGAGCAAGTCAAAATCCAACTACAGAGAGAAATTCAAGGAGATACCCCTAAGGTCATTATTTTTACAGAAGCTCAAACAACAGCTCACTATCTCAAAGATAAGCTAGAAAAGCTTTTACCACAATATTTACCACAATATGGATTATTGCAGGTTGATTCTGATAATCGCAAAGATTATCAAGATAAAATCAAAGAAAACTTTGATGCAAACCTTTCTCAAGAACAATGGAAACACGATATTCAAATCCTTATCTCCACTGACACGCTCTCTGAGGGTGTCAATATGCACAGAGCTGATACCATCATCAACTACGATGCACCTTGGAATGCCACAATCCTAATGCAAAGAGCAGGAAGAATCAATCGTGTAGGAACACAGCATAATAATATCCTTATCTATAACTTCCAACCAAGTAATATCGGGGAAGAAACGCTTAAATTTGGAAAGCAAGTCTATCAAAAACTCCAAAGCTTCCATTTCACACTTGGAGAAGATAATGCAGTCTATACTCCTGAAGAAGAAGCAGGAACTCAAGGTCTCCACCAATCAAGCAAAAACAAAAGAGAAGAGATTGATCCTGAAGTGGAGTTTTTAGCAGATATTCTTGAGCTTTATAGGAATGATCCAAAAGAATTTAATCGTATCAAATCTCTACCAAATAAGGTTAGAGGTTCAATGATCGGAGAAAATGAGAGCTTTTTTTATTTCAAACAAAGTGTGCAAGAAATTCATCCAAACCACACGCTAGAATTTTTAGGAGAGTATTTTTACCAAGTCTCTACACAAGGAGACAATCGACAAGCAAAAAGGGTTGATTTCTGTCAAATGGCTCAACATCTTAAAACTCATCTTGAAAGCACCCAGATACCACTCTCAAAAGACTTACATTATGCTGATGCAGACTTAGTGTGGGAAACCCACAAAGAAGAAGTCAAAAATCCACAAAGGAATACAAATCACTTAGACAAAAAAGAGGTAAATGAGGCAAAGTTTTATATTCAACACAATGTATTGCTCACTTTAGAAGAAAAAAATTGTTTAATCCAAGCTCTTGAGAGAGGTGTGTATATTGATAGCTCAATAAGGAAGCAAATAATTGCAGGAAAGATTGATTTAAACGAACTTGCAAATGAACTCAAAGAAAAAATGAGGATTGAGAATAGTAAGTCCAAAGTTACAATCCGATATGCCAAACCTTCACTACAACTTAGCTACACAACAAAAAAGGATAGATAA